The Aureimonas mangrovi genome includes a region encoding these proteins:
- the ftsZ gene encoding cell division protein FtsZ — MSINLQKPDITELKPRITVFGVGGGGCNAVNNMINAGLEGVEFVIANTDAQALRSSRAERVIQMGVAVTEGLGAGSQPEVGRAAAEESLDEICDHLLGSHMCFVTAGMGGGTGTGAAPVVARAAREKGILTVGVVTKPFHFEGQRRLRIAEQGIEDLQKSVDTLIVIPNQNLFRIANDKTTFADAFGMADQVLYSGVACITDLMVKEGLINLDFADVRSVMREMGKAMMGTGEASGEGRAMAAAEAAIANPLLDETSMKGAKGLLISITGGRDLTLFEVDEAATRIREEVDQDANIILGATFDEALEGVIRVSVVATGIDKTAAEAFDRQPETRAVPAPRPAAVPAAAAPAPQAPVHVPAPQPAAPVYAHAPLAAAPAPVMHDLEDDFTAALEAEIAQVAPQAAAPRMPRVEDFPPVVQAEMERRGAQPDAHADDKGPMGLLRRLTTGLTRHEEEAGMAAPRAPELRRPAHGEASPYAPRRAAADSAARPVSQVRQPSEDDQLEIPAFLRRQSS; from the coding sequence ATGAGTATCAACCTGCAGAAGCCGGACATCACCGAGCTCAAGCCCCGCATCACCGTCTTCGGTGTCGGCGGCGGCGGCTGCAACGCCGTCAACAACATGATCAACGCCGGCCTTGAGGGCGTGGAGTTCGTGATCGCCAACACCGACGCCCAGGCGCTGCGCTCCTCGCGCGCTGAGCGCGTCATCCAGATGGGCGTGGCCGTCACCGAAGGCCTCGGCGCCGGCTCGCAGCCCGAGGTCGGCCGCGCGGCCGCCGAGGAATCCCTCGACGAGATCTGCGATCACCTCCTCGGCTCGCACATGTGCTTTGTGACCGCCGGTATGGGCGGCGGCACCGGCACGGGCGCTGCGCCCGTCGTCGCTCGTGCTGCGCGCGAGAAGGGCATCCTGACCGTCGGCGTCGTCACCAAGCCTTTCCACTTCGAAGGTCAGCGCCGCCTGCGCATCGCCGAGCAGGGCATCGAGGATCTGCAGAAGAGCGTCGACACGCTCATCGTGATCCCGAACCAGAACCTCTTCCGCATCGCCAACGACAAGACCACCTTCGCCGATGCCTTCGGCATGGCCGACCAGGTGCTCTACTCGGGCGTCGCCTGCATCACCGACCTGATGGTCAAGGAAGGCCTGATCAACCTCGACTTCGCCGACGTCCGCTCGGTGATGCGCGAGATGGGCAAGGCGATGATGGGCACGGGCGAGGCGTCCGGCGAGGGCCGCGCGATGGCCGCCGCCGAGGCCGCGATCGCCAACCCGCTCCTCGACGAGACCTCGATGAAGGGCGCCAAGGGCCTTCTGATCTCGATCACCGGCGGCCGCGACCTCACCCTCTTCGAGGTGGACGAGGCGGCGACCCGCATCCGCGAGGAAGTCGACCAGGACGCCAACATCATCCTCGGCGCGACCTTCGACGAGGCGCTGGAAGGCGTGATCCGCGTTTCGGTCGTGGCGACGGGCATCGACAAGACCGCCGCCGAGGCGTTCGACCGCCAGCCGGAGACGCGCGCCGTTCCGGCTCCGCGCCCGGCCGCCGTGCCGGCGGCTGCCGCCCCGGCGCCGCAGGCTCCGGTCCATGTGCCCGCGCCGCAGCCGGCCGCTCCGGTCTATGCGCATGCTCCCCTCGCTGCCGCGCCGGCACCGGTCATGCACGATCTCGAAGACGACTTCACCGCCGCTCTCGAAGCCGAAATCGCCCAGGTCGCCCCGCAGGCCGCTGCCCCGCGCATGCCGCGCGTGGAGGACTTCCCGCCGGTGGTGCAGGCCGAGATGGAGCGTCGCGGTGCCCAGCCGGACGCTCACGCCGACGACAAGGGCCCGATGGGCCTCCTGCGCCGCCTGACGACCGGCCTGACCCGCCACGAGGAGGAGGCCGGCATGGCCGCACCGCGTGCGCCCGAGCTGCGCCGTCCGGCGCACGGGGAGGCCAGCCCCTACGCCCCGCGCCGTGCCGCTGCCGATTCGGCAGCGCGCCCGGTGAGCCAGGTTCGCCAGCCGAGCGAAGACGACCAGCTCGAAATCCCGGCTTTCCTTCGCCGCCAGTCGAGCTGA
- the lpxC gene encoding UDP-3-O-acyl-N-acetylglucosamine deacetylase — MTQHQQTIGARIGFNGVGVHSGAAVEMAIHPADADTGIVFHIFEPSGLIREIAAVSTNVSVNDLSTVVGDMAGVHVATVEHLMAALYAMGIDNAVVEIDGREVPIMEGDSRAFVEAIEGAGIVRQRARRRFIRVLKPVSVEMKGATAQYLPYEGTRFEIEIDFATAAIGRQRFAADLTPETFRNELSRARTFGFMKDVERLWASGHALGSSLDNSVVIGDDDRVINPGGLRYPDEFVRHKTLDAIGDQAMAGVRILGCYRSYRGGHRLNALALRALLADRTAYEVVEMPARVAARGGKAAPLAAVAASAYGPQVL, encoded by the coding sequence GTGACTCAGCATCAACAGACCATCGGCGCCCGCATCGGCTTCAACGGGGTGGGCGTGCATAGCGGTGCTGCGGTGGAAATGGCGATTCATCCTGCCGACGCCGATACTGGTATCGTCTTCCATATCTTCGAGCCCTCGGGCCTGATCCGCGAGATCGCGGCCGTTTCCACCAATGTCTCCGTCAACGACCTCTCCACCGTGGTCGGCGACATGGCCGGCGTGCATGTCGCGACGGTCGAGCACCTGATGGCCGCGCTTTACGCGATGGGGATCGACAACGCCGTCGTCGAGATCGACGGCCGCGAAGTGCCGATCATGGAAGGCGATTCCCGCGCCTTTGTCGAGGCGATCGAGGGCGCCGGCATCGTACGCCAGCGGGCCCGCCGCCGCTTCATCCGCGTGTTGAAGCCCGTCAGCGTCGAGATGAAGGGCGCGACGGCGCAGTACCTGCCCTACGAGGGCACGCGCTTCGAGATCGAGATCGATTTCGCGACGGCCGCGATCGGGCGCCAGCGCTTTGCCGCGGACCTGACGCCGGAAACCTTCCGCAACGAGCTCTCCCGCGCGCGCACCTTCGGCTTCATGAAGGACGTCGAGCGGCTTTGGGCTTCAGGCCATGCGCTCGGCTCCTCGCTCGACAATTCCGTAGTCATCGGAGACGACGATCGCGTGATCAATCCGGGCGGCCTGCGCTACCCGGACGAGTTCGTGCGGCACAAGACGCTGGACGCGATCGGCGATCAGGCGATGGCGGGCGTGCGCATCCTCGGCTGCTATCGTTCCTACCGCGGCGGGCATCGGCTGAACGCCCTGGCGCTGCGTGCGCTTCTGGCCGACCGGACCGCCTACGAGGTCGTGGAAATGCCGGCCCGCGTGGCCGCGCGCGGCGGCAAGGCTGCGCCGCTGGCCGCGGTCGCGGCTTCGGCCTACGGCCCGCAGGTGCTCTGA
- a CDS encoding outer membrane protein assembly factor BamD yields MMRHSSNGRSAIGRASLGMALAASLISLSACMGGGDDNFDALALASQTEPADVLYNQGLANLDAGNLGEAQAKFQAIDRQHPYSEYARRALIMRSFAAYRAADYDEAVSSARRYVSLYPGSDEAAYAQYITGMSYFRQMPDVTRDQAQTARAAAAMQEVIDRYPESEYVADAEAKLRQTRDQLAGKEMQVGRYYLERREYVAAINRFKNVVDTYPRTRHVEEALARLTEAYMAMGLRQEAQASASVLGQNFPDSQWYNDSYALLQNDGLRPQEAGPTSWFSSATRLITGGQREAAPAATAEPVVGPPPVS; encoded by the coding sequence ATGATGCGCCATTCTTCGAACGGACGGTCTGCGATCGGGCGGGCCTCGCTCGGCATGGCGCTCGCGGCCTCGCTGATTTCGCTGTCGGCCTGCATGGGCGGCGGGGACGACAATTTCGACGCGCTCGCCCTCGCGTCGCAGACCGAACCGGCAGACGTCCTTTACAATCAGGGCCTGGCCAATCTCGACGCCGGCAATCTCGGCGAAGCGCAGGCGAAGTTCCAGGCGATCGACCGCCAGCATCCCTACTCCGAATATGCGCGACGAGCGCTCATCATGCGCTCCTTCGCCGCCTATCGCGCGGCCGATTACGATGAGGCGGTTTCCTCGGCGCGTCGCTACGTGTCGCTCTATCCGGGTTCGGATGAAGCGGCCTACGCTCAGTACATCACCGGCATGTCCTACTTCCGGCAGATGCCCGACGTGACGCGCGATCAGGCCCAGACGGCACGCGCCGCCGCTGCCATGCAGGAGGTGATCGACCGCTATCCAGAGTCCGAGTACGTGGCGGATGCCGAGGCGAAACTTCGCCAGACGCGCGACCAGCTCGCGGGCAAGGAAATGCAGGTCGGCCGCTACTATCTCGAGCGGCGTGAATACGTCGCCGCCATCAACCGCTTCAAGAACGTCGTCGATACCTATCCGCGCACCCGCCATGTCGAGGAGGCGCTGGCGCGCCTGACTGAGGCCTACATGGCGATGGGCCTGCGGCAGGAAGCACAGGCTTCGGCCTCGGTGCTCGGCCAGAACTTCCCCGATTCTCAGTGGTACAACGACAGCTACGCGCTTCTTCAGAACGACGGGCTTCGCCCGCAGGAGGCAGGCCCGACCTCCTGGTTCTCGAGCGCGACGCGTCTTATCACCGGCGGCCAGCGCGAAGCAGCACCTGCCGCCACCGCAGAGCCCGTCGTCGGGCCGCCGCCGGTTTCCTGA
- the recN gene encoding DNA repair protein RecN — MLVHLSIRDIVLIERLDLSLKNGLSVLTGETGAGKSILLDALSLALGGRGDGSLVRHGAKQGEISAVFDLPAGHRARDLLRENGFEDDGDLVLRRVQGADGRTRVFVNDRPASVAMMRDLGVGLVEIHGQHDDRALVDPEAHRALLDAFGGHQVEAQAVSAAFMKWRAAQAELSRHRVRVEEAAREADYLRACVDELSELQPLPGEEEELADKRQTMMRSEKIASDVNDAHEELSGPASPIPALAGLLRRLDRRKDELPGLLDEALSRLDAALDSLSDAQMSLQGALRSLEFDPRALETTEERLFALRAAGRKFNRPVDDLPALAEKMIADLAELDAGEERVAVLEREVAERREHFHALAASLSARRHEAARLLEAAVMAELPDLKLERAQFIVEMVSDPERANEAGIDTAEFYVRTNPGTRAGPMMKVASGGELSRFLLALKVALADRGSAPTLVFDEIDTGVGGAVADAIGRRLKRLAERVQVLSVTHAPQVAARAANHLLISKSGAAGAEERVATRVAEMDLVARREEIARMLAGEHVTEEARAAASRLIGQEA; from the coding sequence ATGCTCGTCCATCTCTCGATCCGCGACATCGTTCTCATCGAAAGGCTCGACCTCTCGTTGAAGAACGGCCTTTCCGTGCTGACGGGCGAGACCGGCGCGGGCAAGTCCATCCTCCTCGACGCCCTCTCGCTGGCGCTCGGGGGGCGCGGCGACGGCTCGCTCGTGCGCCACGGCGCCAAGCAGGGCGAGATCAGCGCGGTCTTCGACTTGCCGGCGGGCCACCGCGCGCGCGACCTCCTGCGCGAGAACGGTTTCGAAGACGACGGCGATCTCGTCCTGCGCCGCGTGCAGGGTGCGGACGGGCGCACGCGCGTCTTCGTCAACGATCGCCCGGCCAGCGTTGCCATGATGCGCGATCTCGGCGTCGGCCTCGTCGAGATCCACGGCCAGCACGACGACCGCGCACTCGTCGATCCCGAGGCGCATCGCGCGCTTCTGGACGCCTTCGGCGGACATCAGGTCGAGGCGCAGGCGGTTTCGGCCGCCTTCATGAAGTGGCGCGCAGCGCAGGCCGAACTCTCCCGGCACCGCGTGCGCGTCGAGGAAGCGGCGCGCGAGGCGGACTATCTGCGCGCCTGCGTCGACGAATTGTCGGAGCTCCAGCCGCTGCCCGGCGAGGAGGAGGAACTGGCCGACAAGCGACAGACGATGATGCGCTCGGAGAAGATCGCGAGCGACGTCAACGACGCGCATGAGGAACTGTCCGGTCCGGCGTCTCCCATTCCGGCTCTCGCCGGGCTTCTTCGCCGGCTAGACCGGCGCAAGGACGAGCTTCCCGGCCTTCTCGACGAGGCGTTGAGCCGTCTCGATGCGGCACTGGATTCGCTCTCGGACGCGCAGATGAGCCTGCAGGGCGCGCTGCGTTCGCTGGAGTTCGATCCGCGCGCGCTGGAGACCACCGAAGAGCGGCTGTTCGCGCTGCGTGCGGCGGGGCGCAAGTTCAACCGGCCGGTCGACGATCTGCCTGCGCTCGCGGAGAAGATGATCGCCGATCTCGCCGAACTCGATGCCGGCGAGGAGCGTGTTGCCGTCCTCGAGCGCGAGGTGGCCGAGCGGCGCGAGCACTTCCATGCGCTGGCAGCCAGTTTGTCCGCCAGACGTCACGAGGCGGCTCGTCTCCTGGAAGCCGCCGTCATGGCGGAGCTGCCGGACCTCAAACTCGAGCGCGCCCAGTTCATCGTTGAAATGGTGAGCGATCCCGAGCGGGCGAACGAGGCCGGCATCGACACGGCTGAATTCTACGTGCGCACCAATCCCGGCACGCGTGCGGGACCGATGATGAAGGTCGCATCGGGCGGTGAACTCTCGCGGTTTCTCCTGGCGCTGAAGGTGGCTCTGGCCGATCGTGGCTCAGCCCCGACCCTCGTCTTCGACGAGATCGACACCGGGGTCGGCGGCGCGGTGGCGGATGCGATCGGGCGCCGCCTCAAGCGCCTGGCCGAGCGCGTGCAGGTTCTGTCCGTCACCCACGCGCCGCAGGTGGCGGCGCGCGCGGCCAATCATCTCCTGATCTCCAAGAGCGGAGCGGCCGGGGCCGAGGAGCGCGTGGCAACGCGGGTGGCCGAGATGGACCTAGTCGCCCGAAGGGAGGAAATCGCCCGCATGCTGGCGGGCGAACACGTGACGGAGGAGGCGCGGGCCGCGGCCTCCCGGTTGATAGGACAGGAGGCCTGA
- a CDS encoding FAD-dependent oxidoreductase has translation MDRTVSILIAGAGPTGLAAAVELKRYGFSPRIVDRDDGPTPPDQSRALGILPPTLRVLEASGLTERLLAEGQRVQRLTIHLDGRALATMRTQWARETRYPFMLTLPQGSTERAMLDWLEGQGVSVEWNNPVTWLRSGPGGAEVELASGERIRADIVFGADGARSIVRRDAGIEWGGEDYPARFALADLRLSKPIDPTELHGLLRSEGGATALFPLRADLLRVVGFDVSTRDVIDKTPNVAKIVWESDFTVTFRHAGRMQAGRVFLAGDAAHVHSPVGARGMNLGIHDAATFAFLLSQGREGEYEGERLPVARRVVASTRRMTDFVRRRPAIASRALPIALPLAARTPFLRRRIVENVLGLDLTPSWLR, from the coding sequence ATGGACCGCACCGTTTCGATCCTGATCGCCGGTGCTGGTCCAACGGGGCTCGCCGCCGCCGTCGAGCTGAAGCGATACGGTTTCTCGCCGCGCATCGTCGACCGCGACGACGGGCCGACGCCGCCGGATCAATCCCGCGCGCTGGGCATCCTTCCGCCGACGCTTCGCGTTCTGGAGGCGAGCGGGCTCACGGAACGGCTCCTCGCCGAAGGCCAGCGCGTCCAGCGCCTCACCATCCATCTCGACGGGCGGGCGCTCGCCACGATGCGCACACAATGGGCTCGCGAGACGCGCTATCCTTTCATGCTCACTTTGCCGCAGGGCAGCACCGAGCGGGCGATGCTCGACTGGCTGGAAGGGCAGGGCGTTTCCGTGGAATGGAACAATCCCGTGACGTGGCTTCGCTCAGGGCCGGGCGGGGCAGAGGTCGAACTTGCGAGCGGCGAAAGGATACGGGCCGACATCGTCTTCGGCGCGGATGGCGCCCGCTCGATCGTACGGCGCGATGCCGGGATCGAATGGGGCGGGGAGGACTATCCAGCACGGTTCGCGCTGGCCGACCTGCGCCTGTCGAAGCCGATCGACCCGACCGAGCTTCACGGCCTGCTGCGCTCGGAAGGCGGCGCGACGGCTCTGTTCCCGCTGCGGGCCGATCTTCTGCGCGTCGTTGGCTTCGATGTCTCGACGCGGGACGTTATCGATAAGACGCCGAATGTCGCGAAGATCGTCTGGGAATCGGACTTCACAGTCACTTTCCGCCATGCCGGACGCATGCAGGCCGGGCGCGTTTTTCTGGCTGGAGACGCGGCGCATGTCCATTCGCCCGTCGGCGCGCGGGGCATGAACCTCGGCATCCACGATGCGGCGACTTTCGCTTTTCTGCTCTCGCAGGGCCGTGAAGGCGAGTACGAGGGCGAGAGGCTGCCGGTGGCGCGGCGCGTGGTCGCCTCCACGCGGCGGATGACGGACTTCGTGCGCAGGCGTCCGGCCATTGCCAGCCGCGCCCTGCCCATCGCCCTGCCGCTTGCCGCCCGAACGCCTTTCCTTCGTCGGCGCATCGTCGAGAACGTTCTCGGGCTTGACCTGACGCCATCCTGGCTTCGATAG